A window of Calonectris borealis chromosome 3, bCalBor7.hap1.2, whole genome shotgun sequence contains these coding sequences:
- the GEMIN6 gene encoding gem-associated protein 6 translates to MAAATTAATAASPSFPLTDRPPLRSPRSQDFPASEASNFALKKSLRSRGGAVQSQQEAAVPPGSTAARAWARAQAPSAGPGTERPAATELVLDVGNMSDWQRKSPLDWETYVNKMVKVAAIEKHEYEGWVLTVDPVSASIVLAVFLENEKVSISVVLGHAVQEVKILKEGDDEMKQRLSCIFAPEESKAYSPEELEKRKNDLKTWLERNHIPVTEQGELGRTLCVAGLLTIDPPYGPEECSSSNEIILSRVQGLIQGYLEKQQ, encoded by the exons ATGGCGGCGGCGACAACGGCAGCAACggccgcctctccttccttcccgcTCACCGACCGACCGCCGCTTCGCTCCCCGCG ATCTCAGGATTTCCCTGCCTCAGAAGCTTCCAATTTCGCGCTTAAGAAATCCCTACGCAGTCGCGGAGGAGCCGTTCAGTCGCAGCAGGAAGCGGCGGTCCCGCCAGGGAGTACAGCGGCCCGGGCCTGGGCCCGGGCCCAGGCGCCCTCGGCAGGGCCGGGAACCGAGCGTCCGGCAGCTACCGAGTTG GTTCTGGATGTAGGAAATATGAGTGACTGGCAGAGGAAAAGCCCTCTAGACTGGGAAACGTATGTGAACAAAATGGTGAAAGTTGCTGCAATTGAGAAACATGAATATGAAGGATGGGTCTTAACAGTTGATCCAGTTTCTGCCAG TATTGTCCTTGCAGTATTCCTGGAGAATGAAAAAGTGTCCATATCAGTTGTCTTGGGCCATGCTGTCCAGGAGGTCAAAATACTGAAAGAAGGGGATGATGAAATGAAGCAACGGCTTTCTTGCATATTTGCACCTGAAGAAAGCAAAGCCTACAGCCCAGAGGAACTCGAAAAGAGGAAGAACGACTTGAAGACTTGGCTAGAAAGAAACCACATCCCTGTAACAGAGCAAGGTGAATTGGGAAGAACGCTATGCGTGGCAGGGTTATTAACTATTGACCCACCATACGGCCCAGAAGAGTGCAGCAGCTCCAATGAGATTATTCTGTCTCGGGTTCAAGGCTTGATACAGGGCTATCTTGAAAAACAACAGTGA